A window of the Helianthus annuus cultivar XRQ/B chromosome 4, HanXRQr2.0-SUNRISE, whole genome shotgun sequence genome harbors these coding sequences:
- the LOC110890934 gene encoding uncharacterized protein LOC110890934, whose translation MENKLHPAVTVSNIKTAIPVTLETETGHWSTWSELFKLHCKAFQVYDHLLPPAADKPNTSTDKEKSTGDSSSTQETWERLDSIVLQWIYGTISQDLVHTIIKPGNTAHQAWTTLENLFQDNKSARALHLRHRFTTTRLENFANISSYCQELKVLSDQLASVGHPVDNDALVLQLIAGLTEQYEGMGTVLQGQDPLPSFATARTKLCIVESRKQEQALHAAKTAGTALAASTRAAPNM comes from the coding sequence ATGGAAAACAAACTACACCCGGCCGTCACGGTCTCAAACATCAAAACCGCCATACCCGTTACGCTTGAAACGGAAACCGGCCACTGGTCTACGTGGTCGGAACTTTTTAAACTTCATTGCAAAGCCTTTCAAGTCTATGACCATCTTCTACCACCGGCTGCGGACAAGCCCAACACATCGACTGACAAAGAAAAATCAACCGGTGATTCTTCCTCCACTCAAGAAACTTGGGAGCGTCTTGATTCCATTGTCCTCCAATGGATATATGGAACAATCTCCCAAGACCTTGTTCACACCATCATCAAGCCCGGTAACACCGCACACCAAGCATGGACCACCCTCGAAAACCTTTTTCAGGACAATAAAAGTGCCCGTGCTCTCCATCTTCGTCACCGCTTCACTACCACCCGCCTGGAAAATTTTGCTAATATCTCTTCCTACTGTCAGGAACTGAAAGTTTTGTCCGATCAATTAGCCAGTGTGGGACATCCGGTCGACAATGATGCCCTCGTTCTTCAGCTCATTGCCGGCCTTACTGAACAATATGAAGGGATGGGCACCGTCCTTCAAGGTCAAGACCCACTGCCTTCATTTGCCACGGCCCGTACCAAACTTTGCATCGTCGAGTCTCGCAAACAAGAACAAGCGTTACATGCCGCCAAAACTGCCGGAACCGCTCTCGCTGCATCCACTCGGGCCGCTCCAAacatgtga
- the LOC110890928 gene encoding protein FAR-RED ELONGATED HYPOCOTYL 3-like gives MRLTLEKERTMEQLTHQNMKPRDILNIIKEQNPENVSTRNTIYNARAKLGRIQQAGETPMQILFQRLTTVGFAFFHGTYGYDERVQDVFYIHLVSNRLWLAFPHVLIIDYTYKTNRYNMPLVHVVGVMSTSMSFCVAYTFIANEKEENFTWVL, from the coding sequence ATGAGGCTGACTCTAGAAAAAGAGAGGACGATGGAGCAACTGACGCACCAGAATATGAAACCACGAGACATTCTCAATATCATTAAAGAACAGAACCCCGAGAATGTCTCAACAAGAAACACCATATACAACGCTCGTGCCAAATTGGGTCGAATTCAGCAAGCCGGCGAGACACCAATGCAGATACTTTTCCAGCGTTTGACGACAGTTGGGTTTGCTTTCTTTCACGGGACATATGGATATGACGAAAGGGTACAAGATGTTTTCTATATCCACCTGGTGTCGAATAGGTTGTGGCTCGCCTTCCCGCATGTGTTGATTATAGACTACACCTACAAGACGAACCGGTACAACATGCCGCTAGTTCATGTTGTCGGTGTCATGTCCACATCCATGTCGTTCTGTGTTGCATATACCTTCATAGCAAACGAGAAAGAGGAAAACTTCACATGGGTGCTATAG